The following is a genomic window from Amycolatopsis sp. BJA-103.
GAAAGCTCCTGGTCGCCGTCACCGATGATCAGGCCGCGGCCCGGATCGCGGCGTCGGGCGCCACACCGGTGAAGGTCACCCGAGACCGCGCGGAACTCAAGCGGCTCAGCGCGGAAGTCGCCCGTCTCGCCGCCGGGGGAGTGCCGGGCCTGACCGGCTGGGGCATCGATCCGGTCACGGACACCGTCGCCGTGCGGATCACCGCCGCCGCACGCGACCGGAGCAGCGAAAAGTTCGGCAAGGACGTCGCCGGGCTCGGCGACGGGGTGCGCATCACCTACGTGGCCGAACGCCCACGACCACAAGGCGGCGACGTGCGGCCCGGCGGCCGGTGGCTTCCCGGCGGCGAAGCCAACTGCTCGATCGGATTCCCGGCCACCGACAGCGGAGGCGGCAGGCATTTCCTGACCGCCGGGCACTGCACCAACGACGTGGATCAGCCTGCCTGGGGCAGCGACGGCCAGCAGAACAGGATCGGCACGTCCAACGTCGGCGGCACACACAGTGTCTTCGGCCGCGAAGGAGACATGGGACTCGTCGGCGTCACCGAGTCGTCATGGCGGCTCTCGTCCTCGGTGAACACCTACGGCGGCCCCGCGGTCGATGTCACCGGCGCCACCGAACCCTTGGTCAACCAGGCCGTGTGCCACGCCGGTGTGACCGCCGGGTGGCAATGCGGCAAGGTGACCGCGGTCGACCAGACGGTCGTCTACACCGTGGCGACCCTTGAAGGAATCACCCACACCACCGCCTGCTCGCTCCCCGGTGACTCCGGAGGGGCCTGGCTCGCCGGGACCAGGGCTGTCGGGCTTCACTCCGGCGGCTACTCCTCCTGCTCGCCGGGAGGCGCCCGCGACCAATCCCTGTTCCAGCCGGTCGGCGAGGCACTCGGCAAATGGGGACTGACCCTCCACACCGCGGGCGGATCCGGGGACGGCCAAGCGCCCACGGCCCCGGCGTCCCTCCGCGCGAGTGGCATCACTTCGAACACGGCGACCCTCGAATGGAACGCCTCCACCGACAACGTGGGCGTGGCCGGATACCGGATCTACAACGGCACCGCACTCGCCGGGACCAGCACGACCACCAAGGCCACCGTCGGCGACCTCGCCCCCGCGTCGAGCTACACCTTCACCGTCAAAGCCGTCGACGCCGCCGGGAACCTCTCGACGGCCAGCGCGCCGGTCACCGTGAAAACCGGCGCCGACGACACCGGCCGCACCTTCACCACCACCGCCAACGCTCCGATCCGCGATTTCCAGACCACGGCCAGCAAGGTGACTTCCACCGCGTCGGGAACGACCCGCGATCCGGTCACCGTGAGCATCAACGCGAGTCACAGCTGCATCGAAGATCTCGACATCACCCTCACCGGCCCCTCCGGCCAGAACCACGTGCTTCACCGCTACGGCGGCTACACGTGCCATCCCCTGATCGGCACCACCACCTATCGCGTCCAAACCACCGAACGAGCGGCCGGGACCTGGACGCTGTCCGTCCGTGACGGCGGCCCCGGCGACACCGGCACGCTCGAACGATGGTCTCTCGCACTCTGACCGACGGCGCGTGAACCAGGTGACCTGCGGCCCTAAGCGGCCGGACCGCGGTCCCTTTCCGGCTGCTTAGCCGTCGGACAGCGCATCGCGGGACCTTGATGCCGGTGTGCACGAGGCACGCCGGCTTCAAGGAGGAGAAATGCGCACTCTTCGGTTCGTTTCCACGGTGTTGGGAGCCGCCGCCGTCGCGGCCCTGCTCGTCGCGTCACCGGCCTCGGCCGCTTCGGACGGGTCGGCGACGCTGAAGGCCGCCGGTGTCGACGCGGCGAAGCTCGCTCCGGGCTGGAAGGTCGCCGGGGACGAGGTCGTCTGGAACGGCGGTGAAATCACGCTGTCGCTCTCGGCCAAGGCGCCCGGGGATTGCGCCGCGAACTACGTGTGCCTGTGGCAAGATCGTGATTTCGTCGGCAGGCGGCTGCAGTTCCAGTCGGCGGGCCTGAAGAATCTCGTCGATTACGGATTCAACGACCAGATGTCGTCCTGGTACAACCGGCGTGGGGTCGACGCCCGTTGGTACTACAACATCGGCAGCGGAACCAGCCGCTGCATGCAGGCCGGCGCCCGGTCGTCCTATGTCGGCAACGCCGACAACGACCAGGCGTCCTCGCTCAGGATCTACACTTCTGCCAGCGCCTGCTGAGCGCCTTTTCCTTCGAATGCCGGACGCTTCCCCCGGATATTTCTGACACTCTCGGTCAGGGGTGTTTCGAATAACGGGGGAGAAAAAGGTGAAGGAAATAGCATATTTCTATCGTTTGTTCGGTGAACCCGCGGCCGAGTGGCAGGGCACGGATCTGCCACTCGGCCCGCCGCAGGCACGCCGGGTCTTCGCGCTCCTGCTGATCGAGGCGGGCCGTCCGGTGTCCCGCGACAGGATCGTCGACGAGCTTTGGGGTGAAAATCCGCCGATTTCGGCGAAAGTTCAGGTCCAAGGGCTGATATCGGGCCTCCGCCGGGCTTTGCGTTCACCCAGGGGTGGTGGGCCGATCCTGACCAGGGGAGCGGCGTACCTGCTCGACGCGCGACCGGAGGAGACCGACACCGGCCGGTTCACCTGCCTCGCCGCCCAGGGCCGCGAACTCCTCGCGCGTGACTGCCATCGCGAGGCGGCCCAGCGGTTCCGGGACGCGCTCGAACTGTGGCGCGGGCCGGTGCTCGCCGGTATCCCGGCCGCGGCCGAGGTCGTCGCGCGCTGGGAGGAGGAACGTCTCGCAGCACTGGAGGGCCGGGCCGAGGCCGAACTCGAGCTCGGCGAGCACGATCGGCTGATCCCCGAACTCCGTGACGTGCTCGCCGAGGCGCCGTTCCGCGAGCGGGTCTGCGGGCAGCTGATGACCGCGCTCGCCCACGCCGGCCGGGTGGCCGAGGCACTCGACGTCTACACCGGATGGCGCCGCAGGCTCGTCGACGAGCTCGGTGTCGAGCCGTCACCGGCGATCCGCGCGCTGCACTGCGAAATCCTGCGTGCCGGCCAGGGCGAGGCGGCGCGTGAACATCCCGCGTACCAGGAACCCGCCGTGCCCAGCCAGTTGCCGCCGGGCATCCCGGACTTCGTCGGGCGGGACGAGCTCATCGCGGACCTGCTCGCGGAACTGCGCCAGGACGACGGCCGCGACACCCCGCCGGTCCTGTTGCTGACCGGCGCCGGTGGGATCGGGAAGTCCACGCTGGCGATCAAGCTCGCGCACCAGGTCGCGGACGACTACCCGGACGGGAGGCTGTTCGCGGCCCTGCGCGGGACCACGTCCGAGCCGAGGTCACCGGAGGCCGTACTCGCCGGATTCCTGCGCGCGTTCGGTGTTCCCACCGAGGTGATCCCCGGCGACATCGACGAAAGCGCCTGCCTGTTCCGTAGCCTGGTCCACGGGCGCCGTGTCCTGCTCGTCCTCGACGACGCCGCCGGTGAGGCCCAGCTGCGGCCGTTGCTGCCCGCCGGCCGTGGTTGCGCGGTGCTCGTCACGAGCCGGTTCGTCCTGGCCGGGCTCGAACTCGGCCGCCAGGTCCCGCTCGACGTCATGCCACCCTGCGACGCGAAGGCCCTGCTCGCGAAGCTCACCGAAATCGACGAGGATCCCGTTGCCGCTCAACGGGTTCTCGACCACTGCGACGGCCTGCCGCTGGCCTTGCGGATCGTCGGCAGCCGGATCGGCGACCACTCGGGCTGGCGGCTCGCCGACGCCGCGGGCGAGCTCTCCGTCGAACGGCGACGGCTGGATTGGCTGTGTGCAGGGGATCTTGCCGTTCGCGGCAGTGTTTCTCTCGGCTACCGGCAGCTCGCGCCGGATCGGCAGCGGCTGTTCCGCCGCCTGGGGTTGTTGCCCCCGGCCGATTTCCCCGCCTGGGCGGCCGCGCTGGCCGACAACGGCGAGCCCGAGACCGCGGCCCGCGCGCTCGAAGACCTGCGGCACCGGCACATGGTCCAGCCGGTCTCCCGGGAGACCGGCGTGCCCCGCTATCGCGTGCACGACCTCCTGCGCGCGTACGCGGTCGAGGAGGTCGCGGCCGAGCCGGAACGGGCCCGCGCGGACGCGACCGAACGTGTGCTCGG
Proteins encoded in this region:
- a CDS encoding proprotein convertase P-domain-containing protein, whose translation is MRTPALAALLSAATLALTALPAGAVLPAPPPGSPPATMLDALSRDLGISHDAAASRLLAQDAAEEINRTLPAWIREQSPGSWLDEATGKLLVAVTDDQAAARIAASGATPVKVTRDRAELKRLSAEVARLAAGGVPGLTGWGIDPVTDTVAVRITAAARDRSSEKFGKDVAGLGDGVRITYVAERPRPQGGDVRPGGRWLPGGEANCSIGFPATDSGGGRHFLTAGHCTNDVDQPAWGSDGQQNRIGTSNVGGTHSVFGREGDMGLVGVTESSWRLSSSVNTYGGPAVDVTGATEPLVNQAVCHAGVTAGWQCGKVTAVDQTVVYTVATLEGITHTTACSLPGDSGGAWLAGTRAVGLHSGGYSSCSPGGARDQSLFQPVGEALGKWGLTLHTAGGSGDGQAPTAPASLRASGITSNTATLEWNASTDNVGVAGYRIYNGTALAGTSTTTKATVGDLAPASSYTFTVKAVDAAGNLSTASAPVTVKTGADDTGRTFTTTANAPIRDFQTTASKVTSTASGTTRDPVTVSINASHSCIEDLDITLTGPSGQNHVLHRYGGYTCHPLIGTTTYRVQTTERAAGTWTLSVRDGGPGDTGTLERWSLAL
- a CDS encoding peptidase inhibitor family I36 protein, producing the protein MRTLRFVSTVLGAAAVAALLVASPASAASDGSATLKAAGVDAAKLAPGWKVAGDEVVWNGGEITLSLSAKAPGDCAANYVCLWQDRDFVGRRLQFQSAGLKNLVDYGFNDQMSSWYNRRGVDARWYYNIGSGTSRCMQAGARSSYVGNADNDQASSLRIYTSASAC
- a CDS encoding AfsR/SARP family transcriptional regulator, whose product is MKEIAYFYRLFGEPAAEWQGTDLPLGPPQARRVFALLLIEAGRPVSRDRIVDELWGENPPISAKVQVQGLISGLRRALRSPRGGGPILTRGAAYLLDARPEETDTGRFTCLAAQGRELLARDCHREAAQRFRDALELWRGPVLAGIPAAAEVVARWEEERLAALEGRAEAELELGEHDRLIPELRDVLAEAPFRERVCGQLMTALAHAGRVAEALDVYTGWRRRLVDELGVEPSPAIRALHCEILRAGQGEAAREHPAYQEPAVPSQLPPGIPDFVGRDELIADLLAELRQDDGRDTPPVLLLTGAGGIGKSTLAIKLAHQVADDYPDGRLFAALRGTTSEPRSPEAVLAGFLRAFGVPTEVIPGDIDESACLFRSLVHGRRVLLVLDDAAGEAQLRPLLPAGRGCAVLVTSRFVLAGLELGRQVPLDVMPPCDAKALLAKLTEIDEDPVAAQRVLDHCDGLPLALRIVGSRIGDHSGWRLADAAGELSVERRRLDWLCAGDLAVRGSVSLGYRQLAPDRQRLFRRLGLLPPADFPAWAAALADNGEPETAARALEDLRHRHMVQPVSRETGVPRYRVHDLLRAYAVEEVAAEPERARADATERVLGGWLWLAEKAADRLSRSVLRPEPGDAARTSLDERLVTEPLPWFQSELPALEAAVSHAADAGLGELAWELAVVTASYFDHSGLYAEWSRCHRCALEAARASGCARGEAALLRGIGQIHLYRDDFREAGEAFTESRRISERIGDPAGRARALTGLCVLARSAGRHEKARVTARRALALFSEIGDVLGMAHAHTSHAVASAELGLLDEAEAELDKAARLCAELGDPHRMALVLRRRGQLHLRRQDRRSAMSCLRRALELLDSLSDEICAARVRLDLGRARAMAGDRRALGKVLIGTP